In the genome of Paramisgurnus dabryanus chromosome 18, PD_genome_1.1, whole genome shotgun sequence, one region contains:
- the wdr41 gene encoding WD repeat-containing protein 41 isoform X1, whose product MLRWFLGGREAQGTVEKSAALFIGEEQPKNCFTEMQVLKGHFDIVRFLVQIDDLRVASAGDDGLVLVWNVETGECLYELRGHTQQITAMTSYPYMRGGSTHTALITASSDRTLSLWDPDTGNRVQNVSDLQSSVKCLLVLDRLDVWLSGGNELCVWNSDFELQCKTVHHSDTGISAMVELPKNFIAAAMDKEIVIVKMNVSGSDVAIMPMRHLSDHQDTIRSLININDGLFASGSHIGELIVWDSVDWTIQAYEHILWEEPAGDSQSEVRLTHQKQIERSIQHMSTDGELLVAAVGSGLFVYNVQMKNVVAYRKIAHDSDVLHTMLQEDGQLMTCSEDGSVRMWELQDLPLPAEPASSGLFGMFGTFGRSSKQVCPPAKKVPEVPSLRSLELTGDLIGHSGAVQMFVSFKEKGLVTCSTDHLLIVWRDGELQSQLRSLALFHKLEEHQGL is encoded by the exons ATGCTGCGATGGTTTCTTGGAGGTCGGGAAGCGCAGGGGACAGTAGAG AAGAGCGCGGCGCTGTTCATTGGGGAGGAACAGCCCAAAAACTGTTTTACGGAGATGCAGGTGCTGAAAGGACACTTTGACATTGTTCGATTTCTGGTGCAGATTGATGACTTAAG GGTTGCTTCTGCTGGTGATGATGGTTTAGTGCTGGTTTGGAACGTTGAG ACTGGAGAGTGTTTGTATGAATTGCGTGGCCACACACAGCAGATCACCGCTATGACATCATACCCTTACATGAGAGGCGGGAGCACACATACTGCTCTCATTACTGCATCATCAGACCGCACGCTCAGT TTATGGGATCCAGACACCGGAAACCGTGTACAAAATGTCTCTGATCTCCAGTCGTCTGTAAAG tgTTTGCTGGTGTTGGATCGCTTGGACGTGTGGCTCTCGGGTGGAAATGAACTGTGTGTGTGGAACAGTGACTTTGAGCTGCAGTGTAAAACTGTCCATCATAGCGACACAG GCATCTCAGCCATGGTGGAGTTACCAAAGAACTTCATTGCAGCCGCCATGGATAAAGAGATTG TGATAGTTAAGATGAACGTGTCGGGGTCAGATGTTGCTATTATGCCCATGCGCCACCTGTCTGATCATCAGGACACAATTCGATCGCTCATCAACATCAATG ATGGGTTGTTCGCAAGCGGCTCTCATATCGGCGAGCTCATCGTCTGGGACTCCGTGGATTGGACAATCCAGGCCTATGAGCACATTCTGTGGGAGGAGCCGGCGGGAGACAGCCAATCGGAGGTCAGATTGACTCACCAGAAACAGATCGAGAGGTCCATTCAACACATGAGCACAGATGGAGAG TTACTGGTTGCAGCTGTAGGCAGTGGTCTGTTTGTTTATAATGTGCAGATGAAGAATGTGGTTGCGTACAGAAAGATCGCACATGATTCTGATGTCTTACACACCATGCTGCAGGAGGATGG GCAGCTGATGACGTGCTCTGAGGACGGTAGCGTCAGAATGTGGGAGTTACAGGACCTCCCCTTACCTGCCGAGCCCGCCTCCTCAG GGCTTTTCGGGATGTTTGGCACTTTTGGCCGGTCCAGTAAGCAGGTTTGTCCTCCTGCCAAGAAAGTTCCTGAAGTCCCCAGTCTGCGGTCCCTGGAACTGACGGGTGATCTGATTGGCCACTCTGGAGCTGTGCAG ATGTTTGTGAGTTTTAAGGAGAAGGGTCTGGTTACCTGCTCTACAGATCACCTGCTCATCGTGTGGAGGGATGGAGAACTGCAGTCGCAGCTGCGCAGCCTTGCGCTCTTTCACAAACTAGAGGAACACCAGGGACTGTGA
- the wdr41 gene encoding WD repeat-containing protein 41 isoform X2: MTSYPYMRGGSTHTALITASSDRTLSLWDPDTGNRVQNVSDLQSSVKCLLVLDRLDVWLSGGNELCVWNSDFELQCKTVHHSDTGISAMVELPKNFIAAAMDKEIVIVKMNVSGSDVAIMPMRHLSDHQDTIRSLININDGLFASGSHIGELIVWDSVDWTIQAYEHILWEEPAGDSQSEVRLTHQKQIERSIQHMSTDGELLVAAVGSGLFVYNVQMKNVVAYRKIAHDSDVLHTMLQEDGQLMTCSEDGSVRMWELQDLPLPAEPASSGLFGMFGTFGRSSKQVCPPAKKVPEVPSLRSLELTGDLIGHSGAVQMFVSFKEKGLVTCSTDHLLIVWRDGELQSQLRSLALFHKLEEHQGL, translated from the exons ATGACATCATACCCTTACATGAGAGGCGGGAGCACACATACTGCTCTCATTACTGCATCATCAGACCGCACGCTCAGT TTATGGGATCCAGACACCGGAAACCGTGTACAAAATGTCTCTGATCTCCAGTCGTCTGTAAAG tgTTTGCTGGTGTTGGATCGCTTGGACGTGTGGCTCTCGGGTGGAAATGAACTGTGTGTGTGGAACAGTGACTTTGAGCTGCAGTGTAAAACTGTCCATCATAGCGACACAG GCATCTCAGCCATGGTGGAGTTACCAAAGAACTTCATTGCAGCCGCCATGGATAAAGAGATTG TGATAGTTAAGATGAACGTGTCGGGGTCAGATGTTGCTATTATGCCCATGCGCCACCTGTCTGATCATCAGGACACAATTCGATCGCTCATCAACATCAATG ATGGGTTGTTCGCAAGCGGCTCTCATATCGGCGAGCTCATCGTCTGGGACTCCGTGGATTGGACAATCCAGGCCTATGAGCACATTCTGTGGGAGGAGCCGGCGGGAGACAGCCAATCGGAGGTCAGATTGACTCACCAGAAACAGATCGAGAGGTCCATTCAACACATGAGCACAGATGGAGAG TTACTGGTTGCAGCTGTAGGCAGTGGTCTGTTTGTTTATAATGTGCAGATGAAGAATGTGGTTGCGTACAGAAAGATCGCACATGATTCTGATGTCTTACACACCATGCTGCAGGAGGATGG GCAGCTGATGACGTGCTCTGAGGACGGTAGCGTCAGAATGTGGGAGTTACAGGACCTCCCCTTACCTGCCGAGCCCGCCTCCTCAG GGCTTTTCGGGATGTTTGGCACTTTTGGCCGGTCCAGTAAGCAGGTTTGTCCTCCTGCCAAGAAAGTTCCTGAAGTCCCCAGTCTGCGGTCCCTGGAACTGACGGGTGATCTGATTGGCCACTCTGGAGCTGTGCAG ATGTTTGTGAGTTTTAAGGAGAAGGGTCTGGTTACCTGCTCTACAGATCACCTGCTCATCGTGTGGAGGGATGGAGAACTGCAGTCGCAGCTGCGCAGCCTTGCGCTCTTTCACAAACTAGAGGAACACCAGGGACTGTGA